In the genome of Paenibacillus sp. FSL R5-0766, one region contains:
- a CDS encoding helix-turn-helix domain-containing protein — translation MFKDSKLIVPSLIIGVSLILSSFVNSYFTSEQKSENLPTIQTSVNSTMLTKEDAAEYLRLSVSELDDIINKDIDRKQNTSSVYDTYQFIPYANLNGKLIFTKTNLDQWIDYNTGKK, via the coding sequence ATGTTTAAGGATTCGAAGCTAATTGTCCCCTCATTAATCATTGGCGTTTCATTGATTCTAAGCAGCTTCGTTAACAGCTATTTTACCTCTGAACAGAAATCAGAAAATCTACCGACAATTCAAACTTCAGTAAATTCCACTATGTTAACGAAAGAAGATGCGGCTGAATATTTACGGCTCTCTGTATCTGAGTTGGATGATATCATAAATAAAGATATTGATCGGAAACAGAATACATCATCAGTTTATGACACATATCAGTTTATACCTTATGCTAATTTGAACGGTAAACTCATTTTCACTAAGACTAACTTAGATCAGTGGATCGATTACAACACAGGTAAAAAATAA
- a CDS encoding serine/threonine protein kinase has protein sequence MNRPDWFQAEEALQHIQVIGSDRNELVNIIGDVEGLNCIGTGTDAAVFTYDGLPQYAFKMYSDHALDKLENEKQVYEQLKGLPYFPTYYGSGRNVLVISFEPGDTLLECLEKGIPVPEQVMLDVDAAREAVRSRGLNPRDIHLKNVILQNGRGKVIDVSEYVQDGNDNRWEHLVWAYHNIYPRIKGTPISPRMLQTIKWGYNQFDHANIKMDDLSKKANRLFSRFMK, from the coding sequence ATGAATCGACCGGATTGGTTCCAGGCGGAAGAAGCATTACAACATATCCAAGTCATCGGAAGCGACCGGAATGAGCTCGTGAACATCATCGGCGATGTAGAAGGATTGAATTGCATTGGCACAGGTACGGATGCGGCTGTATTTACGTATGACGGCTTGCCGCAGTATGCCTTCAAGATGTACTCGGATCATGCCTTGGACAAACTCGAAAATGAAAAACAGGTATACGAGCAGCTCAAAGGTCTGCCATACTTCCCTACCTATTACGGCAGCGGCCGGAATGTACTCGTGATCAGTTTTGAACCCGGGGATACACTGCTAGAATGTTTGGAAAAGGGAATCCCCGTCCCCGAGCAGGTGATGCTCGATGTGGACGCAGCGCGAGAAGCCGTTCGCAGCCGCGGGTTGAACCCTCGCGACATTCATCTGAAAAATGTAATTCTCCAGAACGGACGCGGGAAAGTGATTGACGTATCCGAGTATGTTCAGGACGGCAATGACAATCGCTGGGAGCATCTTGTCTGGGCTTATCACAACATCTATCCACGGATCAAAGGAACGCCCATATCTCCACGCATGCTGCAAACGATCAAATGGGGATATAATCAGTTCGATCATGCCAACATCAAAATGGACGATCTCTCCAAAAAGGCGAATCGTCTGTTCTCCAGATTTATGAAATGA
- a CDS encoding sugar phosphate isomerase/epimerase yields MNKSLRIGTLVGGQDAVRVIPQIMQHGFESFNLTFWQTTGDLDLAETAKRVREIVDEQGIVISAVSVFGNPLTGAGDNADTLASWERVIDHAQLFGADIVSGFTGRLTDQPINESIPRFKEVFGELARRAADRGVRIAFENCDMGGTWQTGDWNIAHNPTAWEMMFDAVPDENVGLEWEPCHQMSSLIDPIPQLRKWAHKVFHVHGKDATIAWDIVKEYGVHGPREFVWHRTPGFGDNNWADIITILRQNGYQGTIDIEGWHDPVYKDELEMTGQVHALRYLKQCRGGDFVPNPV; encoded by the coding sequence ATGAATAAATCATTACGCATCGGTACCCTTGTAGGCGGGCAGGACGCCGTCCGCGTTATCCCGCAGATCATGCAACACGGCTTCGAATCATTTAACCTGACATTCTGGCAAACGACAGGCGATCTGGACCTGGCCGAGACAGCCAAACGTGTCCGTGAAATCGTGGACGAACAAGGCATTGTCATCTCCGCGGTGAGTGTATTTGGTAATCCGCTCACCGGAGCCGGAGACAACGCCGATACATTGGCGAGCTGGGAGCGAGTGATCGATCACGCACAGCTCTTCGGTGCAGATATCGTCTCCGGATTTACCGGACGTCTAACCGATCAACCCATTAATGAGTCCATCCCCCGGTTCAAGGAAGTATTTGGTGAACTGGCACGCCGGGCAGCAGACCGGGGTGTACGGATTGCTTTTGAAAACTGTGATATGGGAGGAACCTGGCAGACAGGCGACTGGAACATTGCCCATAACCCAACGGCCTGGGAGATGATGTTTGATGCTGTTCCGGATGAAAATGTAGGCCTGGAATGGGAGCCTTGCCATCAAATGTCCAGCCTGATTGATCCTATTCCACAGCTACGCAAATGGGCTCATAAAGTCTTCCACGTACATGGCAAAGATGCCACGATTGCCTGGGATATTGTCAAGGAATACGGCGTACACGGTCCACGTGAATTTGTCTGGCACCGCACACCCGGCTTCGGGGATAACAACTGGGCAGACATCATCACCATTCTGCGTCAGAACGGTTATCAGGGCACGATTGATATCGAAGGCTGGCATGATCCCGTCTACAAAGACGAACTCGAAATGACAGGACAGGTACATGCATTACGATATTTGAAACAATGCCGCGGCGGCGATTTTGTGCCCAATCCGGTATAA
- a CDS encoding LacI family DNA-binding transcriptional regulator, which produces MSRKVSIQTLADQLGLSKYAVSRALSGKTGVSEATRARVLELARALGYRQSTPGATNSPTAANHTDLSDPPFVLICMNQLNRGEPHYWQRVLSGMISACNERGWHHAIVSPSLGVTDENTSPEKAIAPHLDWERCAGIIVMGAFPHTVLQRLSQTGRPIILVDHQEPLLNCDTISHDNLEAGITVARYLMSMNCRRIGLITDDGRAASFAQRKIGIELALNHFHVDTSHTTSFREWNIPYENGEWVNQLATTIQNMPDDKRPDAWIGVNDDIALQWMHKLQEMGISTPKDCLVIGIDNVHSAVTSSPPLTTVNLCKEELGQRAVEALQRRIERPGTPKETVMLSTTLIPRESA; this is translated from the coding sequence ATGTCACGCAAAGTATCCATTCAGACGCTGGCTGACCAGCTCGGATTATCCAAATATGCCGTTTCCCGCGCACTCAGTGGCAAGACAGGCGTTAGTGAAGCAACACGTGCACGAGTACTTGAACTCGCTCGGGCTTTGGGATATCGCCAAAGTACCCCGGGGGCTACCAACAGTCCTACCGCCGCAAACCATACGGATCTGTCCGATCCCCCGTTTGTTCTCATATGCATGAATCAGCTCAACCGCGGTGAACCTCACTACTGGCAACGTGTTCTGTCAGGCATGATCTCCGCCTGTAATGAGCGTGGTTGGCATCATGCCATTGTATCTCCCTCACTCGGAGTGACGGACGAGAACACCTCTCCCGAAAAAGCTATTGCTCCTCACTTGGACTGGGAACGTTGTGCCGGGATTATTGTCATGGGGGCTTTCCCTCATACGGTTCTGCAACGACTCTCTCAGACGGGTCGGCCTATTATTCTCGTAGATCATCAGGAGCCATTGCTGAATTGTGATACGATCAGCCATGATAATCTGGAAGCTGGCATCACCGTGGCTAGATATCTAATGTCTATGAATTGCCGAAGGATCGGCCTCATCACAGATGATGGTCGTGCTGCGAGCTTCGCCCAGCGGAAGATCGGGATTGAGTTGGCTTTGAACCATTTCCATGTGGACACCAGTCATACGACCAGCTTCAGAGAATGGAACATTCCGTATGAGAACGGCGAATGGGTTAACCAATTGGCTACCACCATTCAAAACATGCCAGATGACAAACGTCCCGATGCCTGGATTGGTGTTAATGATGATATTGCTTTGCAATGGATGCACAAATTACAGGAGATGGGCATCTCCACGCCTAAAGATTGCCTTGTCATTGGTATCGACAATGTACATTCTGCCGTTACGTCCTCCCCACCACTGACCACGGTTAACCTGTGCAAAGAGGAGCTTGGACAGCGAGCCGTCGAGGCTTTGCAACGCCGGATTGAACGCCCGGGGACACCAAAAGAAACGGTTATGTTATCGACCACGTTGATTCCAAGGGAATCGGCATAA
- the ald gene encoding alanine dehydrogenase produces the protein MRIGIPKEIKNNENRVAMTPAGAADFIRAGHQVLIEQGAGIGSGFTDHEYQAAGAEIQIDAKSVWTEADMIIKVKEPLASEYGYFRPGLILFTYLHLAAEPELAKALIKSRVTAIAYETLEVNNTLPLLTPMSEVAGRMASQIGAQLLEKTEGGKGILLSGVPGVSRGKVVIIGGGTVGTNAAKIAIGLGADVTILDLNLNRLRQLDDIFGNQIHTLVSSPSNIATAVAAADLLICAVLIPGAKAPTLVSEQVVKTMAPGSVIVDVAIDQGGIVETIDHITTHDEPTYVKHGVVHYAVANMPGAVPRTSTVALTNATMPYALQLANHGAAAAIRGSSSIRSAVNVLNGHITYEAVARDLGHAYVPAGQALENTAAVQ, from the coding sequence ATGAGAATCGGAATTCCCAAAGAAATCAAGAACAATGAGAATCGTGTAGCAATGACTCCGGCCGGGGCTGCTGATTTCATCAGAGCCGGTCACCAGGTACTGATTGAACAAGGCGCGGGGATCGGCAGTGGATTCACGGATCATGAATATCAAGCTGCGGGCGCCGAGATTCAGATTGATGCCAAGTCAGTGTGGACCGAAGCCGATATGATCATCAAGGTGAAAGAACCGCTTGCCAGTGAATATGGATATTTTCGTCCGGGACTAATTCTGTTCACCTACCTGCACCTCGCAGCGGAACCGGAGCTTGCCAAAGCGCTTATTAAAAGTCGGGTAACGGCTATTGCGTATGAGACGTTGGAGGTTAACAATACCCTCCCCCTGCTAACCCCTATGAGTGAAGTTGCAGGCCGCATGGCCTCCCAGATCGGGGCACAGTTACTGGAGAAGACCGAAGGTGGCAAGGGCATTCTGTTGTCCGGTGTACCAGGCGTCAGTCGGGGGAAAGTGGTCATTATTGGTGGTGGAACGGTGGGAACAAATGCAGCCAAAATTGCTATTGGTCTTGGCGCCGATGTGACCATCCTTGATCTGAATCTGAATCGTCTGCGCCAGTTGGATGATATCTTCGGCAATCAGATCCACACGCTGGTATCCAGCCCGTCCAACATCGCAACAGCTGTTGCCGCGGCAGATCTGTTGATCTGTGCGGTGCTGATTCCGGGCGCCAAGGCGCCAACGCTTGTCAGCGAGCAGGTGGTGAAGACGATGGCACCGGGTTCGGTCATTGTGGATGTGGCGATTGATCAGGGCGGGATCGTTGAGACCATTGATCATATCACAACCCACGATGAACCGACCTATGTGAAACACGGCGTCGTGCACTACGCGGTGGCGAACATGCCAGGCGCCGTGCCGCGGACGTCCACGGTGGCGCTGACCAACGCCACCATGCCTTATGCGCTGCAGCTGGCCAACCACGGTGCAGCCGCCGCGATTCGCGGCAGTTCGTCCATTCGCAGCGCGGTCAACGTGCTGAATGGACACATCACGTATGAGGCGGTTGCCCGGGATCTCGGGCATGCCTATGTTCCTGCGGGTCAGGCGCTGGAGAATACCGCCGCCGTCCAGTAA
- a CDS encoding glycoside hydrolase family 125 protein, which produces MEQFRLPKISMPQLELPQAVQDILTEADERLQHRPRLLAQFRNCFPNTLETTTKLLEDGTTFVITGDIPAMWLRDSVEQVMHYVPLAKDDEKLQRIIGGLIKRHTFYADKDIYANAFNETANGWHWDANDETEMSPWVWERKFELDSLCFSMKLAYTYWRETELTDIFDECFKKVMENIVQLWETEQHHTEQSPYRFMRRNCPAHDTLRNEGSGMPVNYTGMIWSGFRPSDDACDFHYNIPANMFAAVTLRQMGEIAKWVFRDEQLVNRMARLEEEIRHGISLYGTYRHPEYGQIYAYETDGYGNFCLMDDAGTPGLMSIPYMEYASIEDRVYQNTRRFILSKENPFYYEGRVAKGIGSPHTPPGYIWHMALSMQGLTADNDEEILAMIELLENTDADTGYMHEGFHVDDPNTFTRPWFAWSNSLFSQLVYKAMKKGIL; this is translated from the coding sequence ATGGAACAGTTCAGATTACCGAAAATCTCTATGCCACAACTGGAATTGCCACAAGCTGTGCAGGATATTCTGACTGAGGCGGACGAGCGTTTGCAACATCGACCGAGATTGCTGGCTCAGTTTCGCAATTGTTTTCCGAATACGCTGGAAACGACCACGAAGCTACTGGAGGATGGGACAACCTTTGTGATTACAGGGGATATTCCCGCCATGTGGTTAAGGGATTCCGTAGAGCAGGTCATGCATTATGTTCCACTTGCGAAGGATGATGAGAAGTTGCAGCGTATTATCGGAGGCCTGATCAAACGGCATACGTTCTACGCTGATAAGGATATCTATGCCAATGCATTCAATGAAACGGCGAATGGATGGCATTGGGATGCTAATGATGAGACGGAGATGTCACCCTGGGTGTGGGAACGGAAGTTTGAGCTGGATTCTCTTTGTTTTTCCATGAAGCTGGCTTATACATATTGGCGGGAGACGGAACTTACGGATATATTCGATGAGTGCTTCAAGAAAGTGATGGAGAATATCGTACAACTATGGGAGACAGAACAGCATCACACAGAGCAATCACCTTACCGGTTCATGCGTCGCAATTGTCCAGCCCATGATACGCTGCGAAATGAAGGATCGGGTATGCCTGTGAATTACACGGGCATGATCTGGTCCGGATTTCGTCCGAGTGATGATGCCTGTGATTTTCATTATAATATTCCGGCGAACATGTTCGCTGCGGTAACCTTGCGCCAGATGGGAGAGATCGCGAAGTGGGTGTTCCGCGATGAACAACTGGTAAACCGGATGGCTCGTTTGGAAGAAGAAATACGACACGGTATCTCCCTGTACGGTACTTATCGTCATCCAGAGTATGGGCAGATTTATGCCTATGAGACGGACGGTTACGGCAACTTTTGTCTGATGGATGATGCGGGCACGCCTGGACTGATGTCTATACCATATATGGAGTATGCTTCGATTGAAGACAGGGTGTATCAGAACACACGGCGATTCATTTTGAGTAAGGAAAATCCGTTCTATTATGAAGGGCGGGTAGCCAAAGGTATTGGTAGCCCCCATACCCCTCCGGGATATATCTGGCACATGGCGCTATCCATGCAGGGTCTGACTGCAGACAATGACGAGGAAATACTGGCGATGATTGAACTACTGGAGAACACGGATGCGGATACGGGATATATGCACGAGGGTTTCCACGTCGATGATCCCAACACGTTCACCAGACCATGGTTTGCTTGGTCCAACAGCCTGTTCTCGCAACTGGTGTATAAGGCAATGAAAAAAGGAATTTTATAA
- a CDS encoding AraC family transcriptional regulator, translating to MLDLKALHENTRIDHKSHPFQLFQNRCSDMKAEECILYLHWHEHFELIIMRKGSALFHIDSKPYIVRAGEVIIIPGGTLHVGYALDDGDVHYDSVVVNRALFHDFTHDPVHEQYVAPYLEGRVRFPVKPAEENTACTGYYSLLNEAVEEMALQPPAYQLVVKSKLHALFTLLARTFMPQQLPDKTVGSYFPNRERFKQLIAQIEADPTGKMSVTEAASHVGLNAYHFCKMFKKLTGRTFVEYVNGCRMSEAEQLLQGSSLTITEIAARVGCDNANYFTKLYKQYKGMTPSQGRGRKEG from the coding sequence GTGCTGGATCTGAAAGCGCTTCACGAAAATACCCGAATTGACCATAAATCACATCCATTTCAGCTGTTCCAAAATCGGTGTTCAGATATGAAAGCTGAAGAATGTATTCTGTATTTGCATTGGCATGAACATTTTGAACTGATTATTATGCGTAAGGGCAGTGCGCTTTTTCATATTGATAGCAAACCTTATATAGTTCGAGCAGGTGAGGTCATCATCATTCCTGGAGGTACATTGCATGTTGGATATGCTCTGGATGACGGGGATGTGCATTATGATTCCGTTGTGGTCAACCGTGCACTGTTCCATGATTTCACTCATGATCCTGTGCATGAGCAATATGTCGCGCCGTATTTGGAAGGAAGAGTGAGATTTCCGGTCAAACCGGCAGAGGAAAACACAGCCTGCACAGGCTATTATTCTTTATTGAATGAAGCTGTGGAGGAAATGGCGTTACAGCCCCCGGCTTATCAGCTCGTGGTGAAATCCAAGCTGCATGCCTTGTTCACCCTGCTTGCGCGAACCTTTATGCCGCAGCAGCTACCGGATAAAACGGTCGGATCGTATTTTCCCAACCGCGAACGTTTCAAACAGTTGATCGCACAGATTGAAGCGGACCCCACAGGTAAGATGTCTGTTACGGAAGCGGCAAGTCATGTGGGATTGAATGCGTATCACTTCTGCAAAATGTTCAAAAAGCTGACCGGACGTACCTTTGTGGAATACGTGAACGGGTGCAGGATGAGTGAAGCAGAGCAGCTGCTGCAAGGCAGCAGTCTGACCATTACGGAGATCGCAGCCAGAGTCGGCTGCGACAATGCCAACTATTTTACGAAGTTATACAAACAATACAAGGGCATGACCCCCTCGCAGGGACGTGGAAGAAAAGAAGGTTGA
- a CDS encoding PucR family transcriptional regulator: MRNDRVFTIKDILARPVFGRARLAAGKDGVNRQVGWVHVLEITNVSPFVSPHDLILSTGLWLQSEEGREEYLLQLIGSEAAGLCVEFGTSIYGIPEELIELADRHQFPLIVFEQPVRFVEITQDIHSLLINHQHQLLKSLEAYSRQLQQRTLQSTDMSALLNLLHEYATKPVVYISSMEPGSFVPELVPEMEQAIYTWYEQEVEHLDLNDSDTELWFHIDEEKALLCHPVVCFGQVFSAVGMIVHPAAPVEYLKLLLDYTAKAAAALTLRSQFLEEKMVRNQNELIQDLMNGNIHQEEQAQTRMGLRLLVKGQYWFAGGVIEIEHRLKGTGRERMEANHQDVLVLLRSLLKKNNLPSLIMLKNNQVYVCCAKEAVTAAARHQLLRLLEGIAQDVKRFASRNLKQVMIHVGFGKLRNRLTSLPESLQEAYQVIEVSRSVDLMEHVHFYERMGIYQMLKALPQSFLQPFVQDHLGMLIEHDQTHHLRLVDTLDAYLQNFGSKRDAAAQLFIHRQTLYNRLEKLEELMGPDYMDQGRRICLEMALLAHAMIENGQWQSS, encoded by the coding sequence TTGCGAAATGACCGTGTGTTTACGATCAAAGATATCCTTGCACGTCCGGTATTTGGCCGAGCACGACTAGCGGCAGGGAAGGATGGAGTGAACCGTCAGGTTGGTTGGGTTCATGTATTGGAGATTACCAATGTATCTCCATTCGTAAGCCCCCATGATCTTATTTTATCCACTGGACTGTGGCTTCAATCGGAAGAAGGGCGCGAAGAGTATCTGCTTCAGCTCATTGGCAGTGAGGCAGCGGGGCTATGTGTGGAGTTTGGTACCAGCATATACGGAATCCCGGAAGAACTGATTGAACTGGCGGACAGACACCAGTTTCCGCTGATCGTATTTGAACAACCGGTCCGTTTTGTCGAGATTACACAGGATATTCACTCTCTGCTCATTAATCATCAACACCAGTTGCTGAAAAGTCTGGAAGCATACTCCCGTCAGCTTCAGCAACGAACATTACAGAGTACGGATATGTCTGCTCTGCTGAACCTGTTGCATGAGTATGCTACCAAACCGGTGGTGTACATTTCGTCCATGGAGCCAGGCAGTTTTGTGCCCGAACTTGTTCCGGAGATGGAACAGGCCATCTATACCTGGTATGAGCAGGAGGTAGAACATCTGGATTTGAATGATTCAGATACCGAATTATGGTTCCACATCGACGAAGAGAAGGCTCTGCTGTGTCATCCGGTCGTCTGTTTTGGCCAGGTATTTTCGGCTGTAGGCATGATTGTGCATCCCGCAGCTCCAGTCGAATATCTCAAGTTGTTGCTCGACTATACAGCGAAGGCGGCGGCAGCGCTCACGCTTCGATCCCAGTTTCTTGAAGAGAAGATGGTCCGCAATCAGAACGAGCTGATCCAGGATCTGATGAATGGCAACATCCATCAGGAGGAACAGGCACAGACTAGAATGGGGCTTCGTTTGCTGGTGAAGGGACAGTACTGGTTTGCAGGAGGGGTCATCGAGATTGAGCATCGATTGAAGGGTACAGGCCGGGAGCGAATGGAAGCCAATCATCAGGATGTTCTTGTCCTGCTGCGTTCCCTGCTCAAGAAGAACAATCTGCCTAGCCTGATTATGCTGAAGAACAACCAGGTATATGTGTGCTGTGCGAAGGAAGCGGTAACGGCTGCTGCACGTCATCAACTGCTGCGATTGCTGGAGGGGATTGCGCAAGACGTGAAACGGTTTGCCAGTCGTAACTTGAAACAGGTTATGATTCATGTGGGATTTGGCAAGTTACGCAACCGTTTGACCAGCCTGCCGGAGAGCCTTCAGGAGGCCTATCAGGTGATCGAAGTTTCAAGATCGGTAGATCTGATGGAACATGTTCACTTTTACGAACGTATGGGTATATATCAAATGTTAAAAGCGTTACCCCAATCCTTCCTGCAACCCTTTGTCCAGGATCACCTGGGTATGTTGATTGAACATGACCAAACGCATCACCTGCGATTGGTGGATACGTTGGATGCGTACCTGCAGAACTTTGGTTCCAAACGGGATGCGGCTGCCCAGTTATTTATTCATCGGCAAACGTTGTACAACAGACTGGAGAAGCTGGAAGAACTGATGGGTCCAGATTACATGGATCAAGGGAGAAGAATCTGTCTGGAGATGGCGCTGCTCGCGCACGCGATGATTGAGAATGGGCAGTGGCAATCCTCTTGA
- a CDS encoding PD-(D/E)XK nuclease family protein, with amino-acid sequence MAQYPQWSYSQSRASMFDECLRKYYYHYYGAHNGWKTDSADEMQVRLYRLKQLSNLYLVFGDLAHRMCESAVRSREEGKDKPREHFLEQTIRKLLNQAYVESMDVDQWRLNPKNRAMLSEIYYGDDTLNDRIATIKERASACVSNLYQTLTWEDLSRASTDILEIEKWDTMMLHDTRVYVKMDLLYRRSNGNIVIVDWKTGKEDDFSDQLMLYASYVREHYRVPLEQIELRVEYLITGKHREFTATEEDIRKVEENVGRYIEEMRSCVEDEYYNRPKDVTYFTAMPSHRSCRDCNFREVCSERAI; translated from the coding sequence ATGGCACAATACCCGCAATGGTCTTATTCGCAGTCGCGGGCGAGTATGTTCGATGAGTGCCTGCGCAAATATTATTATCATTATTACGGTGCCCATAACGGCTGGAAGACAGACTCTGCTGATGAGATGCAGGTTCGTCTGTACCGTCTGAAGCAGCTCAGCAATCTGTATCTTGTCTTCGGGGACCTCGCGCATCGGATGTGTGAGTCGGCGGTACGCAGCAGGGAAGAGGGCAAAGATAAACCGCGTGAACACTTCCTGGAACAGACCATACGCAAGCTGCTGAATCAGGCGTATGTGGAATCCATGGATGTGGATCAGTGGCGGCTGAACCCCAAGAATCGCGCGATGCTGTCCGAGATCTATTATGGGGATGATACGTTGAATGACCGGATTGCCACGATTAAGGAACGTGCTTCGGCCTGTGTCAGCAACCTGTACCAGACGCTTACGTGGGAGGACTTGTCCCGGGCAAGTACGGACATTCTGGAGATTGAGAAATGGGATACGATGATGCTGCACGATACGCGTGTGTATGTGAAGATGGATTTATTGTATCGGCGCAGTAACGGCAATATTGTCATAGTGGACTGGAAGACGGGCAAGGAAGATGACTTCTCCGATCAGTTAATGCTGTACGCATCCTATGTGAGAGAGCATTACCGGGTTCCGTTGGAACAGATTGAGCTGCGAGTGGAGTACCTGATAACCGGAAAACACCGAGAGTTTACAGCCACAGAAGAGGATATCCGGAAGGTGGAGGAGAACGTGGGTCGTTACATCGAGGAGATGCGATCCTGTGTTGAGGATGAATACTATAACCGTCCAAAGGACGTCACCTACTTTACAGCGATGCCTTCGCACCGGTCCTGCCGGGATTGCAACTTCCGCGAAGTATGCAGCGAACGGGCGATCTAA
- a CDS encoding Gfo/Idh/MocA family oxidoreductase: MSHPYRVIIAGCGAMANTWADYALQRPDTEIVGLVDLYEQTALAFATRHGLTCPTFTDIREGIQATGANIVFDVTIPASHYGIAMTALKEGCHVFGEKPLAESFSECTDIVQTARSTGHIQAVMQNRRFDPRIRAYQHLISGGAIGQVGYAGADFFLGPHFSGFRDLMDSPLLLDMAIHTFDQARYILGANPVSVYCHEFNPPGSWYQGNAMALCIFEMSDGSVFNYRGSWCAEGVPTSWEASWRVIGEKGTAIWDGHDDIYAEVVTAQSLDADGKPSFFQSSERIEAELPVMDKTGHHGCLEDMFAALESGRLPETDCSDNQFSMAMVLASLESARTGQKVFIADLMRTGNV, from the coding sequence ATGAGTCATCCTTATCGGGTAATTATCGCTGGCTGCGGTGCCATGGCAAACACGTGGGCGGACTATGCCTTGCAAAGGCCGGATACAGAAATCGTCGGGCTGGTTGATCTGTATGAACAGACAGCCCTTGCTTTTGCTACAAGACACGGCCTCACCTGCCCTACGTTCACCGATATCCGTGAAGGCATTCAAGCTACTGGCGCGAATATCGTATTCGATGTCACGATTCCGGCGAGTCATTACGGCATTGCCATGACAGCGCTGAAGGAAGGATGTCATGTATTTGGCGAGAAACCACTAGCAGAGTCCTTCTCCGAATGCACAGACATTGTGCAAACCGCTCGCAGCACAGGACACATTCAAGCCGTCATGCAGAATCGTCGTTTCGATCCGCGTATCCGCGCCTACCAGCACCTCATTTCCGGCGGGGCTATAGGACAGGTAGGTTACGCAGGAGCCGACTTCTTCCTCGGGCCACACTTCAGCGGATTCCGGGATCTGATGGATAGTCCGCTGCTGCTCGATATGGCAATACATACGTTTGATCAGGCACGGTATATTCTCGGAGCTAACCCGGTCTCGGTATACTGCCATGAGTTCAATCCTCCAGGTTCATGGTATCAGGGCAATGCGATGGCGTTATGTATATTTGAGATGTCTGACGGGTCCGTATTCAACTATCGCGGATCCTGGTGCGCAGAAGGCGTACCCACATCATGGGAAGCAAGTTGGCGCGTAATCGGTGAAAAAGGAACCGCCATCTGGGATGGTCACGATGACATCTATGCTGAAGTAGTTACTGCGCAAAGCCTGGATGCTGACGGCAAACCATCCTTTTTCCAGTCAAGTGAGCGAATTGAAGCGGAACTGCCTGTCATGGACAAAACAGGACATCACGGCTGTCTCGAAGACATGTTCGCCGCACTGGAATCCGGACGACTACCTGAGACCGATTGCAGCGATAACCAGTTTAGCATGGCCATGGTCCTCGCATCCTTGGAAAGCGCACGCACAGGCCAGAAAGTGTTCATCGCCGATCTGATGAGAACGGGGAATGTGTAA